CTGAGGGCGCCGACACCGTGATCTTTGATGGCGTGACCGAGGGGATGACGCTAGAGGGGCTGGACGGCCGCCTGGAAAAGGACGTGGCTGCATGGCATGGCAAGGTCACCAAGGACCTCGCCCACGCGGGCAAGTGCGTCGTCGTCGTCGATCACGTGCCGCACGGCGGGAACCGCGCCATCGGCAGCCAGCACAAGAAAGCGGGCCTCACCGGCGTCTCGTATCTGGCCGAGCCCGTGCAGCCGGTCGGCACGGGCCGGCGTGGCGTGCTGCGGCTGCGAGTGGAGAAGGACCGGCACGCGAGCGTCCGGCGCGAAGCCGCTCCCGGTGACCGGCCGCAGTGGCGCGGTGACCTGGTCATCGACTTCTCCGAGGTGCAGCCCCATGTGGCCCTCTTCCCGGCATCGCCCAGGGATGAGGGCTGTCCAAAGCCGGTGCCGAAGCTGAGCGAAGCCCAGCTCACGTACCTGCGGGCCCTGGCCGAGTACGCAGCGCTCGGCGCCTCGGGGACGACCATCGGCAGGGACACGGACAAGGCCAGGTCGGTTGCCGAGAAAGCGATGGTACGGCTGGGCAGGCTTGGGTGCGTCGCGAAGATCGGGACGACCAGTCGTTTCGCGATCACTGAGCTGGGCGCTAGGGCCCTTGCCGAGGCCGAGCAGACCTCCGGGACCGACCAGGAGGCCTCGGAATGAAGATCGAGACGAGGGTGCGCCGGAGGGTGCGGCGTACCCTCGTCTGCATCTTCGTTCCCGCACACGGCGCACCCCGAGACGCACCCCATCTGACCTGCAATGCACCCCTGACGCACCCTCAGTGCACCTCAGGTTAACCCCAGACGCACCCTCCCTCTGGGGGTGCACGTAGTGCCCCAGGGGGAGGGGTGTAAAGGCTACTGAGAATCAGGGCGAATCCCTCAACGGAAGGAGAGAGATCATGGACGAGGCCAACTACGGTGGCATGGATGAATGATCGACCATGGCCCGGTTCAAGGTGAAGACGATCATCGCGAATGTGTGGGCCGCCATGGAGGAAGGGTACCGCCAGCAGCTTTGCGCCCAGGGCGTGTCCATCAGCGACATAGGAACAAGGCGGCGCTGCGAAGGAAAGGCCATCGTCCTCGCATGGGCGGGAGTTGATATCGCCGTCGTCGAGAAGACCCCGACGCGAGAAGGTATCCCGCTCGAACGGTGGCGTGCTCTGCCCGACTCGCTCGGCGAAGGGTAGGAAGAGTTCTGCGGTGAAACCACTGCTGAGCTGTGATCGCGAACGGCTTCAGCAACTGTCTGTGCGTAGCCAACCTCTCGTGAGCCTGCCGACGCAGATCCTATGGCTCACCCTCGGTCTGACCTGTACTTGCTGCGCACCATCGGTGCACACCGTTCGCAGCCAAGGCCAGTGAATGGCCAATGGCTCTGGCGCTGTCCGCTTCGGTCGATGGCATGCGCAGCAGCAACGTCACCTCTCACGTGGTGCACTCGCCCTGAAGATGACCTCGTAGTTCGACTCTGTTACTGATCTTGTGACGACCTGGATCCCGTTCGATCACACTAGATACGTTGTCACCATGCCTCTCGAACCGCGCAGCTGTGAAGAGCTTGTCACTTTCCTACGTGACCTGCATAAAGAGTTCCGTTCCCACGGGCATGAGTGGGAGAACAACACCCTGGACGACTTCCTCGAAGCGCTTGCCGCATGGGTCCACGACTCCCCAGGTGTGTACCACTACGCCGGAGAGCAGATTCCACCCGATGGAGACTGGACCTTCATGGCCCGAGCTCTTCACGCAGCCACCATCTACGAGTAGAGCGGCGCTCCGCACTTACTCCAGTGCGTCACACGATCAGCCCAGCCAGGCCAACCACAGAGCTCACGACCGACGCTCGCCACTCGTCCATGGCGTCAGGGCTTCGGCGTAGTCAACCCTGGTCCGGTTTGTGACGGTTCGTTGACTGGTGGGCGTCCCGGAGACAGGGCAGGCACGGATTTCCAAGATCATGGAGTTCTCTACGCCCCGTGACCTGCCTGGAAGGTTGTGCCTGTCGACGCATCATTGCCGATTCCGCCTGCCCTTGACCAGCTCCGCGAACATCCCGGCGTCGGGCCCGGGGAGGTGGCGGGCCTGCTGGAACGGCTGGCCGAGGGGCCGGACCCACGGGACCCTCGCGGTGTGCGGCACGCGTTCGCCGTTGTCCTGGCCCTGGCCGCGTGCGCGGTGCTGGCGGGGGCGACTTCGCTGCTGGCGGTCGGCGAGTGGATCGCGGACGCGCCGCCCCAGGTGCTGGAACGGCTCGGTGTGCGCCCTGATCCGGTGCTGCCCAGGCGGCTGGTGCCGGCTGAGACGACGGTGCGCCGCCGGCTCCGGGCTGCGCTGACTGTCCGTGGACGGCAAGTCCCTGCGCGGCGCGGCCAGGGCGAGGGGACGGAAGATCCACCTTCTTGCGGCGGTGGAGCACAACACCGGCCTGGTCCTGGCCCAGCTCGACGTCGGCGAGAAAACCGGCGAGACCACCTGCTCCCAGCCGCTGCTGGACACCGTCGCCGACCCAGTTGGGACGGTCGTCTCCAGCGACGCACTGCATCCCCAGCGCGAGCACGCCGGCTACCTGCTGGGCCGCCGAGCCCACTACATTGCGATCGTCAAGGGCAATCAGAAGAAACTGCGCAAGCAGCTGAAGTCCCCTCCCTGGAAGGGCATCCCGCTCCAGAGCCGCACGTGCGGCAGCGACCATGGCCGCGCGGAGATCCACCGAATCAAGGTCGCCACCGTGAACAACCTGCTCTTTCCCGGAGCCTGCCAGGCCGTCCAGATCAAGCGCCGCCACACCGACCGCAAGACCGGCAAGACCACCATCACCACCGTCTACGCGGTGACCAGCCCGACCGCCGAGCAGGCCGCCCCCCGCCCGGCTCGCACAGCTGGTCCGGGACCACTGGAAGATCGAGGCCCTGCGCCACGTCCGCGACACCACCTTCGCCGAGGACGCCTCCCAATTGCGGACAGGCAATGCACCCCGGGCGATGGCGACCTGGCGCAATCTCGCCATCGGCGCCATGCGCCTGGGCGGCGTCAAGAACATGGCCGCCGGCCTCCGCCGCAACGCACGCAACACCTGCCGACTCCTCGCGTTCCTCGGCCTCGCATGATCACAAACCGGACGTCATCCAGTCTTTGCCGAAGCCTTGGGTCCGACGCCTGAGGTTCATCTACTCTGTCGTCATGGCATGCAGGGTATGTGGACTCGGTGGGCATAACAATCGCACATGTCCGGGTGAACACCCCACGTGTCCGAACTGTGGTAAGCCGACAGCCAACATGAGCGACTACTCCGAGCGACACGACAGCGATTACTGCTCTCCGTTTACCTCCTCCGATTGCTGGGGTGACGCGCGGTGACAGTGCTTGTCTGTGCAGGGTGTGACGATCCCGTCGAGAACGCGACTGACTGGGACGACCAGTCTCAGATGTGCAGCGCTTGTTATGAAGTCAGCGGCGGCCCCACGTACTGCTGCGGCGTAATGTACGACGATGGCGAAGACGCCTGTAGGAGTTGCGGCGACCCGCTTTAAGGGACCGTTGTGCTCCAACGTTGCGTCGCGGGCTTGCGACGCAACGCCCGCGATCCCCGATGGCCCCTCGCACTCCTCGGCCTCGGATGATCACAAACCGGACGCAACGCGACTACGCCGAGGCCCTGTCCATGGCGTTGGTGTGTCGTGGCCGCGGCACGCTTTGGCGTCGCGGCGGCGACGATGGCGGCAACCGTCACCGTCACCGCCGGCGGACCCCTGCACCCGGCCCTCGGCAATACACGGCGACGGTGACACCTACACCCACGGACGCCCGTGTCAGGAGGGGTAGGGGTGTCGACGCAAATCGCAGATAAGCGGTTGACCCGGCCCGGATAGTGACAACCCGCGAGACCACCAGCATCGTCGTCCCGCCGTTCATCGCCGAGCCCCTCGCCACGGTGTGCGCATCGGGCAACCATCACGGCCTGGTCGAGCCCACCCTGCGCGTCGAGGACTGCGGCTTCCGGATGCTCCAGGCGCACAAGTACGCGTCGGCGATGGCGTTCCTCGGCGCGTACCGGTGGGGGCTCGAAACGGGACCGGGTACGGATGGTGGGCAACGCCGTCCCGTGCAACATGGCGCGTGACCTAGTCGCGTGCGGCGTCGAATCGATCGGCCCGTGAAGCCCCGTATCAGCGGCGTCGCGTTCCAGGGCAGGTGGCGGTACGTGGCCACCTGCCCCTGCGGCTGGTCCTACGGCCGCGGGGACGCCGACTGGGCGTTCATCGTCACTATCGCCGTCGCCCACGGCTGGCTGAAGGAGGGAGCACGGTGAAGATCCGCGAGAGACTACCCAAGATCCTTGAACGCCAGGATGTGGCCGGAGTCGCCGTCGCTGACGGGCAAGATCATGCCGCCTATCTCCAGGTCGAACTCAGCTCGGGCCTCAATGATCTGGTAGCCCTGCTTGGCATACCAGGAGGCGAGATCGGGATCCTTCTCCGGGAAGCTGAGGGACAGCTTGGCAGCGCCCCGCGCACGGGCAATGGTTTCGAACTCCTCCATGAGCGCCCTGCCGATGCCCTGACGCCGATGGGCGGGGTCCACGGCGACGATCTCGACGCTCACCAATTGCTGAGCGACAGTCACCAACTGTATGGGCGAGAAGGCAAAACGTTCAAGGAGATCAATCGGAGGCTGGGCAAGCAACATGCCGACGCGCTGATCCTCGCTTTCGCATATCAGCACGTCGATGGGGCCGTAGGCGTGGCGAATCTCTCCGTTGTTCCTCTCGACCCCATCTGCCAGCGCGTTCGCCATGGCGGCGTCGTCGAAGGCCAGCGGCATCAGGCGGCGGATGGTGTCGCCGTCCCCGGTTCGGGCGGGGCGGATGACGTGCGTGGTCACAGAGTTCCCCTCAGATCAAGCCGCGCGGTGTGCCCTCTGAGGATATTCGTGGACTGGACGGAGGTCACCGATGGATGACGAGTGGGAAGAGCTGCGGCGCCTGGTCCTGCCGTGCTCGGGGCACTCCTACCCGATGCGCCCCTCGTGCCAGTACTGCGGGGAGCGCTGGGTGAAGATCCGGGCCGCGGTGGAGCGGCTCCGCGACCCCGATTTCATCCGCCGGGAGGGCGAGGAGGCCGAAGCGATGCGGGCGAAGATCGCCGCCATTACGTCGGGTCAGGCTCAACAGCCTCAGGGCAGAAGGTCTTCACCGCAGCCTGAAGCACGGTCTGGGACTCCTCCACGCTCAAGGACTCGTCCTTAGACGTCGTTTCTTATGGCGTGATCGTTCGTTGATCCGTGCATGACGGATCTCGTGAAGCGACTGGTTCCGGACGAGTTGTGGGTGCTGTTCCGGCGGGTGGTGCCACCGACGGTGGCGATACGCCCGCAGGGCGGTGGCCGGCGCCGGGCAGGTGACCGTGAAGCCCTGGCGGCGATCATCTTCGTGGCGACGTCGGGCTGCACCTGGCGGCAGCTGCCGCCGGTGTTCGGCCCGGCCTGGCAAACGGTCTACCGCCGGTTCGCTCAGTGGAGCCAGGACCGGGTCTGGGCAAGGCTCTACCGCGTGATCCTTGACGAGCTCGGAGCGCGGGGCGAGCTGGACTGGTCGCGGTGCGCGATCGACTCGGTCAGCCTGCGGGCTGCAAAAGGGGGCCGCTGACGGGACCGAATCCGACCGACCGCGGCAAGTTGGGATCGAAGATCCACCTGATGATCACCGACCGGAACGGACTGCCGCTGTCCCTGGGCATCTCCGGGGCGAACATGCACGACAGTCTGGGCCTGGAGCCGCTTGTGCGCGGCATCCCACCGATCCGGTCCCGCCGTGGTCCCCGGCGTCGGCGGCCGACGAAGCTGCATGCGGACAAGGGCTATGACTACGACCACCTGCGCCGATGGCTTCGCGAGCGCGGTATCCGCCATCGCATTGCCCGCAAGGGTGTCGAGTCCTCGCAGCGGCTGGGCCGGCATCGGTGGGTGGTCGAGAGAACCGTGTCCTGGCTGGCCGGTTGTCGAAGGCTTCACCGGCGCTATGAACGGAAGGCCGAGCACTTCCTCGCCTTCGTCGGCATAGCCTCAGCCCTCATCGGCTACCGCCGCTTGGCCAGCCTTCTCAAGGCCTGAGCCGGTTCTGCTGTACGTCGAAGCAGATCAGGCCCATGGACTCCGCTACGGCCGCCGCGTAGGCCGACGCCTCCTTGGCCATGCTCCACCGCATGGGGAAGTAGATCAGCGGACCGCTGGCCTCGCCGATCAGCGGCCCGGTCGACCAGGGGGAGGTGTCCTCCTCGTCCTCGGTGATGTCGCACCACCGATCAAGCAACGCGGCCACGTAGGCCGCGATGCGCTCGGACGGAGGCTCTTCCACCTCGCTGTCGATGTAGCGGGCGTACAGGTCGTCGAAGACCCGGCCGGCGGTCTTGTCATCCGCCGGCCTCTCGCCTTCCCAGACAGCAAGGTCGTAGCTCATGCCAGGAGGCTCTCATGCCGCTCTGACAGCCATAAGAAACGACGTCTTAAAGCGGAGTTGCCCGGCAAGACCCTCTGCATGTTCCGGAAGGAGGTCAGCAGTCTCGCAGGCCGACCTGCCGATCTCCACCAACTCGGCGTCAGACTTCACCGAGAGCACTCCATGCTTGTCGAGCAGCGCGAGGAAGGCGGCGTTCTGCTGTTCCGCCTTACTCTGGGCTGTCGCCTGCTTCTTCGGTTCAGAGTTGCCCCCGCTGCTGCCACAGCCGGCCGCGAGAACGCCCGCTGATACGACGAGGGCGATGCTGGCTCCGAGACGGTTCATTTGGAGCGCCTTCTTCCACGCAAGGACCCCTTACGGGAAGATTGTCCACGCATGGATGCATTTCCGCCAGCGGAAGTTTTCTTACAGAGACTGCTGCGCTTCAAACGAAGTCACGAATTTCCGCAGCAAAAAGAATGGAGCGGCCCGACGGTACTGTCCCCGGGGATACCCCTGGGCGCCGGCCTCGCCCACGCACGCCATATCGGCGTGGACTGACGCCAATCCTACTGGGACCACGCGGGCGCGCACCACAGGTTCCGTCGCGACCTACGCCGCCCGCCACCATCGCCGGCGCTGCTCCGGCGCCGCCGGGGCGACATCGTCCTCGGACCTCAGCATCTCCCGGGCAACGGCAATGAATCGATCCACCTTGCCCTCAATATTCTGGCGACATCGGTTTCTTTCTACAGCCATTTCGCTGACTCGGGTTGTCAATGCCGGCAGAACGTCCGCCACCAGCACGCCAGGGAGTCCTGTCACTTCACGAACGGCATCGTATGCGCGTCGTTGGGCGGTGGCCCTCACACTCGCGTCATCCTGGTCTCTGGACCGGAGATACTCCTCTACCGCTTCAATGGCCTGTTCCGCGGCAGCAACCTCCCATGAGTCATCGCTGATAGCTCGCAGATCGAGAAGGTGGCGAACATAGAAGACGGACCCCACCGCAAAGGCGTTGACGGATTCATCCATGAGCCCCTCTCTCACTTCTGCCGCCGCCGCTACAACAGCTGCGGGAGCAACCAGAGAAATCTCTGCCGCCCTTCTGCTTACTACCTGCTCAGCATCGTCCAACTGCGCAGTCAACGCACCGTCGGAAGAATCCTCGATGTAGAAGCGCGCTTGAATTCTCTGGACTTCGCGTACTCCGTGCACGAAGTCGGCAAGTTGCACCTGCCTCACTGTCCACAGATTGGCCACTCGCTGAGCCTCGGCCGCGATCTGCGCCGCCTCACGGGCCGCCGCGGCCTGGTCCCTGCCGCCGTTCGCCTGAATCTTCGCGCCGATGATGCTGCCGAGGAGGCCGCCGACGATGGCGATGGCGGCCACCAGGGCGGCGAAGATCTCGGGGTTGTCCTCGAAGTACTGCCTGAACGCGTTCACCGGACCATCATGCCGAACCTGCGGTGGACGCAACGGAGTTACGAAGCCTCCATCGTCGGCGCTGCTCCGGCACCGTAGGGGCAACGTCCTCCTCGGACTTCAGCATCTCCCGGGCGGCGGAAACGAGGGCGGCCATGCTGTCTTTGAATGCTTCCTGATGTTCTCTTCTCCTCTCTTCAAGCCTACGCACGGGAGCACCACGGCGACGGTCTCCCAGGCGGAGAACGTGTTCCTCGGCCAAGCCGGGTACCGCTGAAACTGCCTCCTGTCGGTCGGCGTGGCTCGAACTTTCGTCGTCAAGAACCCTGATGGCCGCCAGAGCTGCACGCTTCACTTCATGTTCGCCATCGCCATAGGCGATGCGCTTCAATGCACTCCTGGCGCGGACGGTCGGGCCATCCATCAAGGCACACACATAGGCGTTTGTGGCCGCCCGAGCAACATTGAACGACGCGTCCACGACTGCCGCCGGGGCGATGAGCTGAATCTCAGCCTCCGTCAGGCTCATCGTCTTGGCGGCGGCCGACACGCGATCACGTCGGCTCTGTTGGTCTTCAACGGAGTAGTTCTTATAGAACCCATCCGCGGACATGCTGACCTCGCGGGCACTCTGGATGAACTCGGCAACCTGAACCTGCCGCACCGTCCACAGAGCGGCCACCCGCTGGGCCTCGGCAGCAATCTCCGCCGCATCTCGGGCTGCTGAAGCCTGATCTTGGCCTCCGCGTGCCTGGATCTTCGCACCTCGCACACCAGCGAAGTACGAGCCGGCGATCGCAGCGATCGGCACCACGACAGCGAAGAAGGCGGCGTGGCCCTCGAAGAACACCCTGAACGCATTCACCAGCACATCATGCCGAACGCGCCCGAGCCCCCACCCCCCCGAAGGAGGAACATGTGACCGACACCCCCTACGGCGTCCGGGGATGCCGCTGCGTCCGGGTACAGGAAGGCGGCGCCGTCTACCGCTGGGACCGCGACACCACCTGCCCGTACCACGGCCTCCTCCCCCGCGACCGCACCGACACCGGCATCTACCGCGGCGTGGACCTGTCCACTCCGCCTCTGGACGGATCCGAGTGCCCGCCCGGGATCCATTCGATCTTCGACCCGTGCGCCGGCGGCTGCCTCAACGACAACGAGGACGCCGCCGCCCGGCACTACCTGGTGTGGCGGGAGAGCAAGGGCTTACCGACGGCGAGGAAGGCGGGGGTGAAGTCAGGTGTGCGGCACCTGAGTACCGAAGCACTTCTGTTACCAGCGACGCGAGGACGTGCCCGAGTGGCCCTGCCCCTGGCCCCCGCCCACCATGACGCCGACGGCTACACCCGCACCGGCACCCCCGTCCTCGGCAGCGAGGAGCCCTGCATCGACACCGACGACTGCCGGTGCGCCGAGTGCGGCACTTGCCGACACGACCACCGCGGATTCGCGCACACATGGACGACGAAGGGCCCGGCGCCGTGACAGCGTCCCGACTCCAAACCCTCACGTCTAACTCAAATCACCTCCGTCGGCTGATGCCTGGCCACACAGTTGCGCTCATGACGCTTTGGCAAATGACGGCTCATGGCGTGCGTGCCTACTGGAGGCTCGCCTGCATCCCCATCGGCATCCTGATCAACGCCTACGGCAACAATCTCACCGATGGCGACGACCGCACCCTCGGCCTGGTTCTCTTCCTTGTAGGTGGCGTCCTCGCGATCTCCGGGATGACGCCCCTGAAGCGCTTCCTGGAGGAGAACCCGCTGCGCGACGGACTATTCAAGATCGTCGTGGCCCTATCCGGGATGGCCCTCTTCACCCTCGGTACGCCCATTGCGGTCGCGGTCAAGGTCGCCAAGGGGACGGCTCAGCCAATCGACTTCAGCCCGGCAGCTATGTCGCTGATGCTGATCTACCTCGGGCTCCCTTTCGTCATGCGATGGATGGAGCCGAAGGATTTTCTCCTTCAGCGACTCGCCGGTCGCGTTCGGAGGGCCGCCATCTCGCGGACCATCGCGAACGCGGCGGGGATCCTCGCTATCGCTGCATTTCTGAACGCACGCTTCAGCGCCACCTACCCTGCGCCGCTGCTCTCCATCGCCCTGACGCTCCTTGTCGCGATGGCCGTAGTTACCCATAAGACCTCGGCTCGCACACGGAAGCTCTGCACGCAGATCCACACCGACGTGCAGAGTCTGCTTCGCGACCTGGACACACTGAATCTTGCTCGGTCGCCGCGGAGAGCGGACGACAAGCAGGCCGACAAGCAGATGGCGGCCCGACGGAGCTGGGACGCTCTCAAGCGTGACCTCTCAACAACCGTGGACACCGGCTACCGCTCCATCGGCTTGCCGTTCCTGGCCGACGAGGTAGTAGCCGAACTGGACAGGAATGTCCTGGCCGGAATCGATGCGGACTATCCCGGAGGCGCCGCCCGGGCGCGTGCTGACCTCCAGGCCATCCAGGATGCGTGTGCACGCCATATCGACGTCTTGGCGTAGCCGGCCCGACCCGGCATCGAGCCGAGGAATGACAACCGAATAGGTGCACGCCATTGGAGCCAAGGTCAGTACATGGCCGACAGCTCTGACGCTCTCAGCTTCGGCCATCCACGCCGAACAGACGCCCACACTCCCGCTCTCGTTGCCGGACACAGAGCCCTATCCTCGACCGAACGGTGTGCCGGGCGGCAGGG
The DNA window shown above is from Streptomyces vietnamensis and carries:
- a CDS encoding DUF7660 family protein — encoded protein: MPLEPRSCEELVTFLRDLHKEFRSHGHEWENNTLDDFLEALAAWVHDSPGVYHYAGEQIPPDGDWTFMARALHAATIYE
- a CDS encoding GNAT family N-acetyltransferase encodes the protein MTTHVIRPARTGDGDTIRRLMPLAFDDAAMANALADGVERNNGEIRHAYGPIDVLICESEDQRVGMLLAQPPIDLLERFAFSPIQLVTVAQQLVSVEIVAVDPAHRRQGIGRALMEEFETIARARGAAKLSLSFPEKDPDLASWYAKQGYQIIEARAEFDLEIGGMILPVSDGDSGHILAFKDLG
- a CDS encoding IS5 family transposase (programmed frameshift); amino-acid sequence: MTDLVKRLVPDELWVLFRRVVPPTVAIRPQGGGRRRAGDREALAAIIFVATSGCTWRQLPPVFGPAWQTVYRRFAQWSQDRVWARLYRVILDELGARGELDWSRCAIDSVSLRAAKGGPLTGPNPTDRGKLGSKIHLMITDRNGLPLSLGISGANMHDSLGLEPLVRGIPPIRSRRGPRRRRPTKLHADKGYDYDHLRRWLRERGIRHRIARKGVESSQRLGRHRWVVERTVSWLAGCRRLHRRYERKAEHFLAFVGIASALIGYRRLASLLKA
- a CDS encoding DUF732 domain-containing protein, which gives rise to MNRLGASIALVVSAGVLAAGCGSSGGNSEPKKQATAQSKAEQQNAAFLALLDKHGVLSVKSDAELVEIGRSACETADLLPEHAEGLAGQLRFKTSFLMAVRAA